The genomic segment CTCTTCCCGTCCAAAGTAATAAAAGGCGTTACTGGAAAGGGTCGTGATTTCCAGCTTATCTTCTTCGGGCATCAGCTCCGATACTTTTTCCTGTAGCCAGGTCTTGCCCGTTCCGCTTGCACCCAGGCACATCAGGTGCAAAGGGGTATTCCGCTTCCTTGAAGTATAGCTCAGGTAGGCAATCAGGCTATTGGATTCTTCACCGATCAGACCGCTGTCGGCAATCGACTGCCGGGTTCTTTCCAGCAGCTTCGGGGATTTTAGAAAAGCAACAGCCGACTTGCGCTCGGCGGCACTCAGCTCCCTTTTCTCCACTTTTTTAGGCTTCATCGATTCCAGACGCTCTGCCCGGTAGCTTTCAAGTTCCGCTGTCAGACCTTTTACGGCCAGGCTGAGCTCCACGGTACTCATTTCCAGTGCTTCGGCAGATTTCTCAATCAGCTGTTCACTCTGCATACTATTGTACAGGTCCAGGTGATAGCGAAACACATTATCCCTGTTGTCCATGCGCACCAGTTTCAGGGTAACCTTCATCCGGTCAAGGCCACTCAGCCGCACACCACCCAAAACGGTGATATGCAGCCTGCCTTCGGTATAAAGTAAGAGTTCGGGATTTTCACTATGCAATTGTGCCTTGTTCATTACACTTTTGCTTTGATGATCAGCGCGCCCTGCACACTGGTAATTTCCACCAGCTCACCCGCATGAAAGCCCTGGTTTTCTAACCATATACCTGATATCCTCAGTTCAGGAACCCACTTTTGGCTGTAAGTCAGCTTACGGTGTTTACGTTGCAGCATGATCGATCTGTGTTGTTCATTTTCCATAGCTTAAAAAAGTTTTATGTGTAACATCTACTACAAATGCAGACCTTGTTTCAGATATAAGCAAATAATACTTTCTTTTTTTGTAGAATACTTTAAACTACATTTGCAATTATCGGTGGTCATATCCACTCTTTAGCAGAATATGCTCGACATTGGAAGCAAGATTATGGAACTCAGGAAGCGCAAAGCATGGTCACAGGGAGACCTGGCCAAAGCAGTAGAAGCTTCAAGGGATATTATTGGAAAGTATGAACGCAATGAAAACAGTCCTTCTGTAGAGATGGCCTTAAAGCTGGCCAGGGTGTTTGATATTTCTGTAGATTATCTGCTGGGAGAAGGAAAGCACGCTGCCTATGATAAAGACACACTTAAACGACTCGAAGACATACAGGTCTTAGACCAGGATACAAGGCTCATTCTATTTAACATCATAGATACCTTTCTAAGGGACGCTAAAGCCAGAAAAGCTTACGGACAGTAAACAAAAAAGCCCAGCTTATACAACTGGGCTTATATTTACCTATAACCACTTAACGACTGGCAACTGGTCACTAATGACATCCAGTATTTTATTTGAAGAAAGAATATTATAATGGGTCAGAGACTGATCTCCAGAGACACCTCTACTTTCTTCAATAAACCAATTTATGAACTCTGATGAATTTGTCTTATTAAACGGCCCAAGAGTATCATTCTCATATAAAGTTTTGAGACGGCCAGATTCATCAGTTAGCCTATAGCCCAAAAAATTAGGATAAAAGATCTCAAGCTTTTTATTAGAAGATCCTAACTCTCTTAAAACAATTTTAAGACCATCAAATCCATCATTTAATTCATATAAATAGAATTCTGTTAAAGGAGATTCTATCAACTCCCATTCTTCATAAACATCCATTATTCAATAATTTTATCTTGGGTATCTAACTTTATCTTTTACTCCAGTATTTGGATTTTTAGACTCATAAGTTGGATCTCCACTATACCCACCTTTAACTCTATTTGAAGTACTGTGATCCCTAACATTAATATCCATACCATCCTTGCTTTTTCCTATCCGACCACCAGGAATCTGCCTCTCAGTACCAGGAACAACAGTGTCATCAAAATCTTGGTCAGCCTGCTTCATCCCTCCTTCTTTTTTGTACTGCTTATGGCCATTACCTGTTTCATTCTCAAATGTTGCATCTTTTAAAACATCAGCAGGAGTTTTCTTCGTGTAAACAATAGGATCTCGAGTAACATGATCACTAGATGGGTCATTCATATTTGCTGGCCGCAATAACAAACCAAAGAATATCAAAAAAGGATTTGGTAAAGCGGAAGCACTTATTCTTAATCCTGGAAGAGAAATCGGTCTTGTTAAAGTGAGTGCAAGAATAGCAGTACTTGCTTTTCTTGAAGCCGTTATATTCACCTCATTTAACTTGATTGTTTTCTTCTTAGGAGGATCCTCTTGCTGATCCTCTACAGCCATACCATCAGGATCAGTAAATCTTATTGGATTATTCATCCCATAGTTATACGGAGACAAATGATCATACATTTCAGTTAAAGGATCCGGCGTACTCCACCTCCCTATTACCGGGTCATAGAACCTCGCCCCATAATCATACTCCCCTAACTCTTCCTGTAACTCCTTCTTATTGTAAAGGTACTTGTTATCATTCGATCCACGTAGTAATTCTTTCCTTAAACCAAATGCAAAATAATCATCTTTTTGCATAACTTCAATCCCTACTCCCGGAAGACTATGAAATGTTGCCCGGTTATTCCCCAGATGATCAGTCAGCATATATTCATAACTGTATGTCCCGTTGTTATTCCTGGCCATACCTTCCTCTGTCATAATGATATCGATTGTACCGTCGGTCTTGTGCTGGATACCACCAATATAATCAGTAACCACATTACCCACCTTTTTTCTCAGCTTGTTTCCTGTTGCATCATAAGTATAATTGATGTTCTGGCTTCCGGTAACTGTCTCCGGCAGGTTCAGGTAATTGTAGGTTAAGTTGATATTCTTCTCACTGTCACTTTTTAGATTACCATTGTCATCATAAGCATAATTGCTCGTGGTAAAGCCAGTTATTTTAGTCAGCTGGTTACCCGTATATCCACTATAGGTATTCACTTTTCCATCCCTGGTCAGCGTCTTGATATTACCCACCACATCATAACTGATACTTTCTCCCAACCCCGGTGATACCGCATCGGTTAGCCTGTTCAGCTTATCATAACTATAGGTAAACGTATGGTCTAATTTACCAGCTCCTCTTCCCCACACCTGACCCGAAATATTCCCGTTCCACTGCAACCCATCTTCATATTTCAACTGCAAATTGAACTCATTGCTGAGGCTTTTGCTTAGCCAGCCTCTTTCATTATACGCATAACTGGTTTGCTGCAGATAAGAACCGCCATTGTTTGTACTGTGCAGTTGTTTGTTAACCAGCTGCCCGGTTTCAGTATAATCCAGTTTACTCAGCACCACCTCGCCCTGTCCGTTGATAT from the Pedobacter cryoconitis genome contains:
- a CDS encoding SymE family type I addiction module toxin, which gives rise to MENEQHRSIMLQRKHRKLTYSQKWVPELRISGIWLENQGFHAGELVEITSVQGALIIKAKV
- a CDS encoding helix-turn-helix domain-containing protein; the protein is MLDIGSKIMELRKRKAWSQGDLAKAVEASRDIIGKYERNENSPSVEMALKLARVFDISVDYLLGEGKHAAYDKDTLKRLEDIQVLDQDTRLILFNIIDTFLRDAKARKAYGQ